GAATGAAGCAGCTCTCAAGCTGCACTGCACACACTAGCTCCGGCCCCTTTGATGGCCAGATTATAAGTAGCGCTCTACTGGATCATCATCTGTGGTTGCGAGGATATGCATGCGTCAATCCATTTAAGTAAAGTAATGAACATCTATTTGCTATTTACAGTTTCTAATATACAAATCGCGCGCGGCTCAAAGAGTACGAGTACATCATACCCCGCAGTTTCTGCCACTGCCATTTCTCAATTGATTCATAGTCATATAGTAGCTACTTGCATATATACTGAATGTCTGAATATATGGATGTTGATGATTGCGATCGACAGCGTTGATATAATTTGGTTGAGTACGCAGGTGTAGCTGAAGGCGACATGGATGATTGGACGACTCACTATTGACTTGTAATCCACTAGTGTGGTGTCGGTCAATATGAATCATTAAACACGTATCAGGTAGAAACAGGAACCGTCAAGTCCACTCGAGTTCAGGTGCAGCACAGAGAGAAAATGGCAATTCTGCCATTATGAAAACCGGGCTTCCCAATTGCCATCCCATACACACCCTCAAATATACCTTAAGCAGAATTTTAATCtaattaaattttttttggcCATGCCTTATTTCTCTTCCCGTTTTGCCGCTCCTTATCCATTCATTCATGGGAGACATTCGCCGGCACCACCGGACCTGCCTCTCGAGCGGCACACCACCAAGCACTTCCCATCCTGGCTCATGCCAACGCTCAAGCGCGCATGCGACCTTGCCGCGCCGCGCTTTGGCGCACTGCTCGACGAGCTCCACCCGGCGGACCTCCTCCTCTTCGACTTCGATCCGTTGAGGCCGCAGCCCACGGAGTGCCAGCGGTGCACTTCAGCACCTTGTTCTAAATAGCGCGCTATAGCGGACGCTATAGCGCTATTTAGCGTTTCTGGAAGAGGACTGCTAAGCTATGGAGATTTTAACGCTAAATGATTGTTCCCGCTATTAGCAGCTAATAGCGCGCTAATTTCGCTAAATTGGGTTAGTTTAGCGCCGCTATTTGgccttgggattcattttcatcgGCCCAAATAACTTGGAGGCCCAAATAACAGGGATATGCCCCTATGTGATGTATGTTATTATTGATGTATCATGTATGAACTACGAACTTTGATGTAATATGTTAGTAACCCTTTGAAATATCTATCACTATTGGTATTCATAATGTTTTCATCTTTATTATGTGTAAAATTACATGATATTTGACATATTTTTTGCTCAACCGCTAAATGGCTTAGCCCGCTATTAGCGCGATATAGCTTTTCTTAGCCTTTTAGAGAGGCTGCCGCTAAGAGGCTTAGCACGCTATTTAAAACACTGCTTCAGCACCTGCAGCGCCGCCGCTACCTCCTTCTTCGTCCACTGCCTCGACAGCGCCCGCGCCGACCGGGCGTTCCCGTTCCAGGGCATCGGGCTCGGCAGCGCTGGGGAGGAGGCCAAGTACACGTCCCTGTTCACCGTCATGGAGCACCCCGACGCCCTGGACCCCGAGCGCAACCGCCTGCTGCTCAGCCTCACACGCTCCCCAAGCTTCGTAGCCATCAAGACGTGCGCTGACATCGAGCAACCCTACATGCGCTACCTCTCCGAGCTCCTAGGCGGCAAGGAGATCGTCCCCATTGGCCTGCTGCTTGTGGACGTCTCGGACGCCAGCGAATGTCTCCCATAAATGAATGGATAAGAAGGAAGGGTAAAATGGGAAGAGAAATAAGGCAtggcaaaaaaaattagatcaaAATTCTGCTCAGGGCATATTTGAGGGTGTGCATCGTTTGAGAATGTCAAATGTGTGAATCCTATTTGTGGGAGACAAAATTGCTAAGCCTAGTTTTCATAATGGCAGAATTACCATTTTCTCCAGCATATATAGACGCCCCAGTGTCTGAACGGTAAGCTTTATTTGTATCATGGACCAAGATTTCGCTTTGAAATGGCCTCACCTTCTTCCTTTTTGCTCTAGAAAGAGTAATTTGGCTATAGGCACAGAGAAGATGCAAAGAGACAAAAACCAAAAGTCCTATGTGGCATCATAGTATTAGGACTTCACTTATGTCGCGTCACCaatatttctctttttttacgCCGTGGTAGGCAAAGTGTGCAAAATCTTTCAGTTCAAACGCTCGGATCGGAGTCGTGCGCCGAACGACGCCTCCCAATACTGCTGCATGGGCCCCTAAGTGATAGGATAGGCCCCACTGGGCCCATTAGCCTCCTTGATGGGTGCACCATGCCCGTGTCTGCATCTCCGACGGCCGTTGGCACACTACCTCCTTTGTCTCCATCTCTGGCACTCACACCACATTGTCTCCATCTCTGCCACCCATGTCTCCATCTCCGGTAAGGGTTCCACCGACGGAGGTGGTGGCCATTTTCTTCTCCATCTCAGCGGCTATAGAAGGTGTTTTGAGAGGAGGTAGACTGTGGGGATGATGGTCGGGTGGCTTAGGGGCCCTGGCAGTAGTGGCGATGACCAAGCCAGTCGAGGCAAGGGCGTCGCAATGGTGCGCGGATCGATGAGGTTGGCCATGGTGGTGGCAGGCCCGGCCCTGTCAAATCATAGACCCGGAGCGAAGCTAAAAACGATGAGCCCTTTAATACAACTCTTATAATATAATAACAATTCTAATAAGTGTAATACATAAAAAACTCTTATAAAATAAGTTATACATTTTATTTAGATCTAAAattgttttgaattttgacattgtagcactttcatttgtatttaacaattgttgtctaactatagactaactaggtttaaaagattagtttcacaaattacagataaaatgtgcaattagttattttttattcatgtatatgccgcaagatacgatgtgacaaagaatctttaaaAAGTTTTAGTTTTTAGatgtaactaaacaagccctaaaaaAATCGAGAATAAAGACTAGGGACAAGAGCAGTTTTGTACCTATGAAAGAACATAGGCAACCGAAGATGAAGGTCAAAATGAACACGGCCACACGGTGCAAGGGACGGAGTCACAAACGCCGCGGAACTACGGAAGGCCAGGCAGCTAAATCATGTGGACTCGTATATACATATAGCCGTATAAATAACATGCTTCCTTCTTGAGCTGaacactatatatattataCCTATTACCTACTAATGCATTTGGGGTAGGGCCCCCTGGCCTCAAGGGCCCGGTTCGGATGCTCTGCTCGCACCCCCCAGGGCCGGGGCTGGGTGGTGGCAGGAGTTGGTGGTAGGGAAGAGGTTATCGTTGGAGTTATAGATTGTTTTAGCTTTTCcaaatatatatagtttttattATGTACAAGTAGAGATGGCTTATATTTAGGTGCATAGTAAAGCTATGTAccaaaaaaatgtgaaaaaaggcATATAATTGGCACGGAGAGGGGGTCTGTTATATACACCTCAGAGTGCTTTGCCATGCTGAcctgatcttgaagatatcaaCTCAATCCCATGGAGTGGTTGCAAGCATGACTCTAAGATATATAGGAGTCACTTACTATGAACCCGGTCATTGTGTGTTGCCCGCTTGTCGTTCGTAGGCTGGATGGGTGGAATGGGAACGAAATACCACTCCAAG
This window of the Sorghum bicolor cultivar BTx623 chromosome 7, Sorghum_bicolor_NCBIv3, whole genome shotgun sequence genome carries:
- the LOC8080886 gene encoding uncharacterized protein LOC8080886 yields the protein MPYFSSRFAAPYPFIHGRHSPAPPDLPLERHTTKHFPSWLMPTLKRACDLAAPRFGALLDELHPADLLLFDFDPLRPQPTECQRTCSAAATSFFVHCLDSARADRAFPFQGIGLGSAGEEAKYTSLFTVMEHPDALDPERNRLLLSLTRSPSFVAIKTCADIEQPYMRYLSELLGGKEIVPIGLLLVDVSDASECLP